From the genome of Miscanthus floridulus cultivar M001 chromosome 10, ASM1932011v1, whole genome shotgun sequence, one region includes:
- the LOC136487763 gene encoding ERAD-associated E3 ubiquitin-protein ligase HRD1-like isoform X1: MIRLPTYAAFSLLATASAAYYAFSSREQFYPAMVYLSTSKICFVLLLNMGLVAMCVAWQLARRLFLGSLREAEVERLNEQAWREVIEILFAVTIFRQDFSVSFLAMVAALLLVKALHWLAQKRVEYIETTPSVPLLSHVRIVSFMVFLLTIDCLFLSNSLRSLIQKREASVAIFFSFEYMILATSTVSTFVKYIFYVSDVLMEGQWERKAVYTFYLELISDLVHLSLYMLFFIAIFLNYGVPLHLIRELYETFRNFRIRIADYVRYRKITSNMNERFPDATTEELDASDATCIICREEMTTAKKLLCGHLFHVHCLRSWLERQHTCPTCRAPIIPADNGRAASAQQHGAQAGVQPAAGTATPSSEGAPGENMSRRQAKLEAAAAAASLYGRSFVYPPANTLNRSGPLLSTSSTPQSEASSSNQSQKDQEMQFRNSNDGLVPLPFNANGAVGSGTSTRDLENSLQKAQENFIKSQIEMLQIQLQMVQCGAAVSPSNNGNAEHTKND; the protein is encoded by the exons ATGATCCGACTACCGACGTACGCGGCGTTCAGCCTGCTGGCGACGGCGTCCGCGGCGTACTACGCGTTCAGCAGCCGGGAGCAGTTCTACCCGGCGATGGTGTACCTCTCCACCTCCAAGATCTGCTTCGTGCTGCTCCTGAACATGGGCCTCGTCGCCATGTGCGTCGCCTGGCAGCTCGCCAGGCGCCTCTTCCTCGGCTCGCTCCGGGAGGCTGAGGTCGAGCGCCTCAACGAGCAGGCCTGGCGGGAGGTCATCGAGATCCTCTTCGCCGTCACCATCTTCCGGCAGGACTTCTCGGTGTCCTTCCTCGCCATGGTCGCCGCGCTGCTTCTCGTCAAGGCGCTGCACTGGCTCGCGCAGAAGAGGGTCGAGTACATCGAGACCACGCCCTCCGTGCCCTTGCTCTCGCACGTCAGGATCGTCTCCTTCATGGTTTTCCTGCTCACCATCGACTGCCTCTTCCTGTCTAACTCGCTTAGGTCACTCATACAGAAGCGGGAGGCGTCCGTTgccatcttcttctcctttgA GTATATGATACTAGCAACATCCACAGTATCAACATTTGTGAAGTATATATTCTATGTCAGTGACGTGCTAATGGAAGGCCAATGGGAGAGAAAGGCGGTGTATACATTTTACTTGGAGCTCATCAGTGACCTTGTGCACCTGTCCTTATACATGCTCTTCTTCATAGCTATCTTCCT AAACTATGGTGTCCCGCTGCACTTGATTCGTGAGCTATATGAGACCTTCCGCAACTTCAGAATTCGCATTGCAGATTATGTACGCTACAGAAAGATCACTTCCAACATGAATGAACGCTTTCCAGATGCTACAACAGAAGAGCTCGATGC GAGCGATGCTACATGTATTATTTGCCGTGAGGAGATGACTACAGCAAAGAAACTGCTCTGTGGGCATCTGTTCCATGTGCATTGTCTAAGGTCTTGGTTAGAGCGCCAGCACACTTGCCCTACATGCAGAGCTCCAATCATTCCCGCAGATAATGGACGTGCTGCATCAGCACAACAACATGGAGCTCAAGCCGGAGTTCAGCCTG CTGCAGGTACTGCTACTCCATCCTCAGAAGGAGCACCAGGTGAGAACATGAGCAGGCGCCAAGCAAAACTTGAAGCTGCTGCAGCGGCAGCTTCTTTATATGGAAGATCTTTTGTTTATCCTCCAGCAAACACCCTAAACAG GTCTGGTCCTCTGCTGTCTACATCAAGCACACCACAATCTGAAGCAAGTAGCTCCAATCAGTCACAAAAAGACCAAGAAATGCAGTTCCGAAACAGCAACGATGGTTTAGTGCCTCTGCCTTTTAATGCAAATGGTGCTGTTGGTTCAGGAACAAGCACAAGGGATCTTGAAAATTCACTGCAGAAGGCACAAGAAAACTTTATTAAAAGCCAGATTGAG ATGTTACAAATCCAACTGCAAATGGTGCAGTGTGGCGCCGCTGTGTCGCCCAGTAACAATGGGAATGCTGAGCACACAAAGAATGACTGA
- the LOC136487763 gene encoding ERAD-associated E3 ubiquitin-protein ligase HRD1-like isoform X2, producing the protein MIRLPTYAAFSLLATASAAYYAFSSREQFYPAMVYLSTSKICFVLLLNMGLVAMCVAWQLARRLFLGSLREAEVERLNEQAWREVIEILFAVTIFRQDFSVSFLAMVAALLLVKALHWLAQKRVEYIETTPSVPLLSHVRIVSFMVFLLTIDCLFLSNSLRSLIQKREASVAIFFSFEYMILATSTVSTFVKYIFYVSDVLMEGQWERKAVYTFYLELISDLVHLSLYMLFFIAIFLNYGVPLHLIRELYETFRNFRIRIADYVRYRKITSNMNERFPDATTEELDASDATCIICREEMTTAKKLLCGHLFHVHCLRSWLERQHTCPTCRAPIIPADNGRAASAQQHGAQAGVQPGTATPSSEGAPGENMSRRQAKLEAAAAAASLYGRSFVYPPANTLNRSGPLLSTSSTPQSEASSSNQSQKDQEMQFRNSNDGLVPLPFNANGAVGSGTSTRDLENSLQKAQENFIKSQIEMLQIQLQMVQCGAAVSPSNNGNAEHTKND; encoded by the exons ATGATCCGACTACCGACGTACGCGGCGTTCAGCCTGCTGGCGACGGCGTCCGCGGCGTACTACGCGTTCAGCAGCCGGGAGCAGTTCTACCCGGCGATGGTGTACCTCTCCACCTCCAAGATCTGCTTCGTGCTGCTCCTGAACATGGGCCTCGTCGCCATGTGCGTCGCCTGGCAGCTCGCCAGGCGCCTCTTCCTCGGCTCGCTCCGGGAGGCTGAGGTCGAGCGCCTCAACGAGCAGGCCTGGCGGGAGGTCATCGAGATCCTCTTCGCCGTCACCATCTTCCGGCAGGACTTCTCGGTGTCCTTCCTCGCCATGGTCGCCGCGCTGCTTCTCGTCAAGGCGCTGCACTGGCTCGCGCAGAAGAGGGTCGAGTACATCGAGACCACGCCCTCCGTGCCCTTGCTCTCGCACGTCAGGATCGTCTCCTTCATGGTTTTCCTGCTCACCATCGACTGCCTCTTCCTGTCTAACTCGCTTAGGTCACTCATACAGAAGCGGGAGGCGTCCGTTgccatcttcttctcctttgA GTATATGATACTAGCAACATCCACAGTATCAACATTTGTGAAGTATATATTCTATGTCAGTGACGTGCTAATGGAAGGCCAATGGGAGAGAAAGGCGGTGTATACATTTTACTTGGAGCTCATCAGTGACCTTGTGCACCTGTCCTTATACATGCTCTTCTTCATAGCTATCTTCCT AAACTATGGTGTCCCGCTGCACTTGATTCGTGAGCTATATGAGACCTTCCGCAACTTCAGAATTCGCATTGCAGATTATGTACGCTACAGAAAGATCACTTCCAACATGAATGAACGCTTTCCAGATGCTACAACAGAAGAGCTCGATGC GAGCGATGCTACATGTATTATTTGCCGTGAGGAGATGACTACAGCAAAGAAACTGCTCTGTGGGCATCTGTTCCATGTGCATTGTCTAAGGTCTTGGTTAGAGCGCCAGCACACTTGCCCTACATGCAGAGCTCCAATCATTCCCGCAGATAATGGACGTGCTGCATCAGCACAACAACATGGAGCTCAAGCCGGAGTTCAGCCTG GTACTGCTACTCCATCCTCAGAAGGAGCACCAGGTGAGAACATGAGCAGGCGCCAAGCAAAACTTGAAGCTGCTGCAGCGGCAGCTTCTTTATATGGAAGATCTTTTGTTTATCCTCCAGCAAACACCCTAAACAG GTCTGGTCCTCTGCTGTCTACATCAAGCACACCACAATCTGAAGCAAGTAGCTCCAATCAGTCACAAAAAGACCAAGAAATGCAGTTCCGAAACAGCAACGATGGTTTAGTGCCTCTGCCTTTTAATGCAAATGGTGCTGTTGGTTCAGGAACAAGCACAAGGGATCTTGAAAATTCACTGCAGAAGGCACAAGAAAACTTTATTAAAAGCCAGATTGAG ATGTTACAAATCCAACTGCAAATGGTGCAGTGTGGCGCCGCTGTGTCGCCCAGTAACAATGGGAATGCTGAGCACACAAAGAATGACTGA